The following proteins are co-located in the Silene latifolia isolate original U9 population chromosome 1, ASM4854445v1, whole genome shotgun sequence genome:
- the LOC141608600 gene encoding TPR repeat-containing protein ZIP4, whose amino-acid sequence MRILEISSPSPELRQQDTLTQLESLVKLTETLSPKSPTPSTLSSQLRNCVSQLSQLGPDSLANSVKLQLWKLSYRLWNACVDLSNSSSSSRSGNDHVEFRRAAADLLFIAGDVSGVPSPSLKAASFYYKTGLIYHELKNFEFASNCFEKATDLVSKVEIESISDLAEKRMFLDINIARARTSWEVSDRNLSITLLNRSKKFLFEMAGNYGVLAEQYLAFGKALLAKSEVLEAKEALKLMNEGLELCERGLRVVKKTEETLHLKCLRDKTLRFIAALHLQREEYESVIKCLRVLRDHSGIKSGDAHPSLSVLAMKAWLGLGRSSEAEKELRDMVVNKGIPEGVWVSAVEAYFKAVGVAAIETVKSVFMGLLGRCQVSASAAVRVIYRVIGEGGGGGGEGLRIREIMVEELVTDERVVTLFAGDGAARERTALHAVLWNCAAAHFRSKEYKISANLFEKAMLYEPSGIESRILRAKGYRVLCLCHLALSQLDQAKEYIDEAEKLEPNIACAFLKFKIYLQTNDHTAAITQMKAMMRCTDFTTAYLSLSAHEAVACRALSVAVASLSDLLNFYTSGKQMPIAEIVVFRTILAILTQEPGNELEVLNFMKRAESRISELGPDNFFGKGEVGIRERNWIATIAWNIGTKAGAEKNYELCAEFMHTSADFYSAIMDGEIEGNSAMVCKSIILSVSAMLSSEKQNKVAMLDAQLKKVLELLERAEKLMEALSTSDKLLDCEDNTLDPKLYIAYILSAYELHGRRNDTVSQQQLVKKFANSKACNPKHLLQIGLTASQGPHQNAEVATFTLNTCLSAMLASPLQDYKDVALVIRRLITLAVIYKGDADDEVVYSLYKQAYKIMVGLKEGEYPVTEGKWLATTSWNRAALPVRLGQVGGAKKWMNMGLELAKKVPGLETYKACMEDYITGFEKRLPEND is encoded by the exons ATGAGAATACTAGAGATAAGCTCGCCATCGCCGGAACTCCGGCAACAAGATACACTCACGCAACTTGAATCGCTTGTAAAACTAACCGAAACACTCTCTCCTAAATCTCCTACACCTTCCACTCTCTCTTCTCAGCTCCGGAATTGCGTATCTCAGTTGAGTCAACTCGGTCCTGACTCGCTCGCCAACTCGGTCAAGCTCCAGCTATGGAAGCTCAGTTATCGTCTATGGAACGCCTGCGTCGACCTCTCAAACTCCTCTTCTTCCTCGCGCTCCGGAAACGATCACGTCGAGTTCCGCCGCGCCGCCGCCGACCTCCTCTTCATCGCCGGCGATGTTTCCGGAGTTCCGTCGCCATCATTGAAAGCGGCGTCGTTTTATTACAAGACTGGATTGATCTATCATGAGTTGAAGAATTTTGAGTTTGCGAGTAATTGTTTCGAGAAAGCTACGGATTTAGTTTCCAAGGTTGAAATTGAGTCGATTTCTGACCTAGCAGAGAAGCGAATGTTTCTCGATATCAATATCGCTAGAGCGCGCACTTCTTGGGAG GTTTCTGATAGAAATTTATCAATCACGTTGTTGAACCGGTCGAAGAAATTCCTCTTTGAGATGGCTGGCAATTATGGAGTGTTGGCAGAGCAGTACTTGGCGTTTGGGAAGGCTTTGCTGGCGAAAAGCGAGGTTTTAGAGGCTAAAGAGGCGTTGAAGTTGATGAATGAGGGCTTGGAGTTGTGCGAGAGAGGTTTGAGAGTGGTGAAGAAGACTGAAGAAACATTGCATTTGAAGTGTCTAAGGGATAAGACGTTGCGTTTTATTGCTGCATTGCATTTACAGAGAGAGGAATATGAGAGTGTGATCAAGTGTCTAAGGGTCTTGAGGGATCATAGTGGCATAAAATCCGGTGATGCACACCCGAGTTTGAGTGTGCTGGCGATGAAGGCATGGTTAGGGTTAGGAAGGTCTAGTGAGGCGGAGAAAGAGTTGAGGGACATGGTTGTAAATAAGGGGATTCCGGAGGGGGTTTGGGTGTCGGCTGTGGAGGCCTATTTTAAGGCTGTAGGTGTAGCTGCAATTGAGACAGTTAAGAGTGTCTTCATGGGGTTGTTAGGAAGATGCCAGGTTAGTGCTAGTGCGGCTGTGAGGGTGATTTATAGAGTGATCGGggaaggtggtggtggtggtggtgaaggATTAAGGATCCGGGAGATAATGGTGGAGGAGTTGGTGACAGATGAGAGGGTGGTGACACTGTTTGCTGGTGATGGTGCAGCCAGGGAAAGAACTGCTTTGCATGCTGTCTTATGGAACTG TGCTGCAGCTCATTTTCGATCAAAGGAGTACAAGATAAGTGCGAATTTGTTTGAAAAAGCTATGCTGTATGAACCTAGTGGCATTGAGAGCAGAATACTCAGAGCAAAGGGGTATAGAGTTTTGTGTCTATGCCACCTTGCTCTTTCTCAGCTTGATCAAGCTAAGGAATACATAGACGAGGCAGAAAAG CTAGAACCAAACATAGCCTGTGCATTCCTGAAG TTCAAGATCTATTTGCAAACAAATGATCATACTGCAGCTATTACTCAGATGAAAGCAATGATGAGGTGTACAGACTTTACAACGGCTTACCTGTCACTCTCAGCGCATGAAGCAGTTGCATGTCGTGCACTTTCTGTCGCTGTTGCCTCTTTGTCTGATCTCCTCAACTTTTACACATCAGGAAAACAAATGCCTATTGCTGAAATAGTAGTTTTTCGTACTATTCTTGCAATTCTTACTCAAGAGCCTGGTAATGAGCTGGAAGTCCTGAATTTCATGAAGAGAGCCGAATCCCGAATTTCTGAACTTGGACCTGACAATTTCTTTGGTAAAGGAGAGGTTGGAATACGGGAAAGGAATTGGATTGCAACAATTGCATGGAACATAGGGACAAAAGCAGGAGCTGAGAAGAACTATGAACTATGTGCAGAATTCATGCACACTTCAGCGGACTTTTATAGCGCTATAATGGACGGAGAAATAGAAGGAAACAGTGCAATGGTTTGCAAGTCGATTATCTTATCTGTTTCAGCCATGTTATCTTCTGAGAAGCAAAATAAGGTTGCAATGTTAGATGCACAACTGAAGAAAGTCCTTGAGCTGCTAGAAAGAGCTGAAAAG TTGATGGAAGCATTATCAACCTCGGACAAATTACTCGATTGTGAAGACAACACCCTTGATCCAAAACTGTATATCGCATACATATTGAGTGCATATGAACTACACGGAAGGAGAAATGACACAGTATCCCAACAACAACTTGTGAAGAAGTTCGCTAATTCAAAAGCTTGCAACCCAAAACATCTTCTTCAGATAGGTCTCACCGCCTCACAGGGCCCACATCAAAACGCTGAAGTAGCCACATTCACTCTGAATACGTGTCTATCAGCGATGCTTGCCTCACCATTGCAGGACTATAAGGATGTGGCTCTGGTCATAAGAAGGCTGATTACCTTGGCCGTAATCTACAAGGGTGACGCAGATGACGAAGTAGTTTACAGTCTgtacaaacaagcttataaaatAATGGTTGGCTTGAAAGAAGGTGAGTACCCTGTTACCGAGGGGAAATGGCTGGCTACTACATCTTGGAATCGGGCAGCCTTGCCCGTGAGATTGGGACAGGTTGGTGGGGCGAAAAAATGGATGAACATGGGATTAGAACTGGCTAAAAAAGTCCCAGGTCTTGAAACTTACAAGGCTTGCATGGAAGACTATATCACGGGCTTTGAGAAGAGACTACCAGAGAATGATTAA
- the LOC141653852 gene encoding uncharacterized protein LOC141653852, translating into MGKSMVAFGLDHLDTCNDNDLRRTRDIVDTLDAPIPEECKLSKANINTAQKEAFNTIMEHVQTSKPGTFFVDGPGGTGKTFLYNAQYDEVHLMGKIRLPTETSRITAANIPSGRTTHSRFKIPLECEVSLACDVPKQSSFTALIVATGLIIWDEASMLKRQNIESLDLLLKDLCDPNQLFGDKVVVFEGDSQQTLPILPRKSQREVVETSLVSSPLWPQLIKFRLTENIRAQSDSEFARFLLSLGNGQLQTKEHEYIELSVGLVNVVDAGNVDPISDLASVAIPELDQSDTFDYLYK; encoded by the coding sequence ATGGGTAAATCCATGGTGGCATTTGGTTTAGACCACCTAGATACATGCAACGATAATGATTTAAGACGCACCAGAGATATAGTTGACACCCTCGACGCACCAATACCAGAGGAATGTAAATTATCTAAGGCAAATATAAATACCGCTCAGAAAGAGGCGTTCAACACAATTATGGAACATGTGCAGACGTCTAAACCAGGCACATTCTTTGTAGACGGTCCAGGTGGTACCGGGAAAACCTTTTTATACAACGCACAATACGATGAGGTTCATCTAATGGGCAAGATTAGGTTGCCAACAGAAACGTCACGCATTACCGCAGCAAACATCCCATCTGGAAGAACAACCCATTCACGGTTCAAGATCCCTCTTGAATGTGAAGTTTCTCTAGCATGTGACGTCCCTAAACAAAGTAGTTTTACTGCATTGATTGTGGCTACAGGCTTGATAATATGGGATGAAGCCTCAATGCTAAAAAGGCAGAATATCGAGTCTCTTGACCTTCTTCTCAAGGACTTGTGTGACCCGAACCAGCTTTTTGGAGACAAAGTTGTCGTGTTCGAGGGCGATTCTCAGCAAACACTTCCGATACTGCCCCGAAAGTCTCAACGGGAAGTGGTGGAAACCAGTTTGGTCAGCTCTCCTCTTTGGCCGCAGCTAATAAAATTTAGACTGACTGAGAACATACGTGCTCAATCTGACTCTGAATTTGCACGGTTCTTACTGTCCCTTGGCAATGGACAGTTGCAAACCAAAGAACATGAATATATTGAACTCTCTGTTGGACTTGTCAATGTCGTTGACGCCGGTAATGTAGACCCTATCAGTGACTTGGCTTCAGTCGCAATTCCAGAGTTGGATCAGAGTGACACATTTGATTATCTTTACAAATAG
- the LOC141653863 gene encoding uncharacterized protein LOC141653863, whose translation MPLQVHLPNMQTIRLRPSDNLANVIADEKKTCTPLIEFFRKSAMNGCPRLLYGEFTIAGTPGLEPGKKRRKKVIVIGRLVFVAPAKGERFFLRLLLLHIRGPTSFEALKTVKGYKCATFQDAALRYGLLEEEDAAELCMAEACAVQMHTTLRRLFLTLLIFTHTHKIRAYYGMNIMSHYQETFITNTQTNHRK comes from the coding sequence ATGCCACTGCAAGTGCATCTACCCAACATGCAGACGATACGCCTTAGGCCGTCTGATAACTTGGCTAATGTTATTGCTGATGAAAAGAAAACCTGCACTCCCCTGATTGAATTTTTTAGGAAAAGTGCAATGAATGGCTGCCCGCGACTTTTGTATGGGGAATTTACTATCGCTGGGACACCGGGACTAGAACCTgggaaaaaaaggagaaagaaggTTATTGTGATTGGCAGGCTCGTTTTTGTGGCACCGGCCAAAGGTGAGAGATTCTTCCTAAGGCTATTACTCTTACACATCCGAGGACCTACGTCATTTGAAGCATTAAAGACTGTGAAAGGGTACAAATGTGCGACGTTCCAAGATGCAGCTCTACGATACGGGCTCCTAGAAGAGGAGGACGCTGCTGAGTTGTGCATGGCAGAGGCATGTGCAGTTCAGATGCATACAACACTTCGGCGCCTGTTTTTGACATTGCTCATTTTTACCCACACCCATAAGATCCGTGCTTATTATGGGATGAACATTATGAGTCATTATCAGGAGACTTTCATCACAAATACCCAAACCAACCACAGAAAGTAA